In the genome of Mycoplasmopsis pulmonis, one region contains:
- the rplI gene encoding 50S ribosomal protein L9 yields MKLILIKDCPSGKANTIVEVSDGYAKNFLIPRKFAIAYTEENAKKLKQKLEQEKLDFSLKTKEFLELKEKLEKLKLTFKLKASLDKNHKLETHHSISAKKLLERLHELGFDLPKHSIEKVHLNLIGINHVNVKLFDKIVAKLTVVIEADV; encoded by the coding sequence ATGAAATTAATACTAATTAAAGATTGCCCAAGCGGTAAGGCAAACACTATAGTTGAAGTTAGTGATGGATATGCAAAAAACTTTTTAATACCAAGAAAATTTGCCATTGCCTACACTGAAGAAAATGCTAAAAAATTAAAGCAAAAATTAGAACAAGAAAAACTTGATTTTTCTCTAAAAACAAAAGAGTTTTTAGAACTAAAAGAAAAACTTGAAAAACTTAAATTAACCTTTAAGTTAAAAGCTTCTCTTGATAAAAATCATAAGTTAGAAACTCATCATTCAATCTCTGCAAAAAAACTTTTAGAAAGATTGCATGAGTTAGGTTTTGACCTTCCTAAACATAGCATTGAAAAAGTGCATTTAAACCTAATAGGAATTAATCATGTTAATGTAAAACTTTTTGATAAAATAGTTGCAAAATTAACGGTGGTAATTGAAGCAGATGTATAA
- the eno gene encoding phosphopyruvate hydratase: protein MSEIVKIKALEVLDSRGNPTIQVEVHTISGAYGKALVPSGASTGSREALELRDESTKYKDNWYASKGVQKAVDNVNNKIADLLIGQNVLDQRNIDNIMIEADGTENKSKFGANAILGVSLAAAHAGANFLQIPLYRYIGGINANMLPLPMLNVINGGEHASNTIDFQEFMIMPMGAKTFKESLQMANKVFHNLAKLLKKAGHGTQVGDEGGFAPNLKNHEEVLDFLMQAIEVAGFVASTSKEKGIAIAIDAASSELYDQSTGKYTFKKLKQAIKTKQPGFENVEKTKLDFTSDELIAYYGELISKYPIISIEDGFAESDWQGFAKFTKIYGEKLQIVGDDLTVTNSKILERAIKEKSMNSILVKLNQIGSLSETLDTINMAHKAGFSAVISHRSGETEDTTIADLAVALNTGQIKTGSLSRTDRIAKYNRLLEIEDQLEEAAVFPGKKAFWNLKNR, encoded by the coding sequence ATGTCAGAAATCGTTAAAATTAAAGCACTTGAAGTTCTAGACTCAAGAGGAAATCCAACAATCCAAGTTGAAGTTCATACTATTTCAGGGGCCTATGGAAAAGCCCTTGTTCCTTCAGGAGCCTCTACTGGTTCAAGAGAGGCTCTTGAACTAAGAGATGAATCAACAAAATACAAAGATAATTGATATGCTTCTAAAGGTGTACAAAAAGCAGTTGATAATGTTAATAACAAAATCGCAGATTTACTTATTGGGCAAAATGTTCTTGATCAAAGAAACATTGACAACATAATGATTGAAGCTGATGGAACAGAAAATAAATCAAAATTTGGAGCAAATGCTATTTTAGGTGTTTCTTTAGCAGCTGCTCATGCAGGGGCTAATTTTTTACAAATCCCTCTTTATAGATACATTGGAGGAATTAATGCCAACATGCTTCCTCTTCCAATGTTAAATGTTATCAATGGAGGAGAGCATGCTTCAAATACCATTGATTTCCAGGAATTTATGATTATGCCAATGGGGGCAAAAACTTTTAAAGAATCCCTTCAAATGGCAAACAAAGTTTTCCATAATTTAGCTAAATTACTAAAAAAAGCAGGTCATGGAACTCAAGTAGGTGATGAAGGTGGTTTTGCACCTAATTTAAAAAACCATGAGGAAGTTTTAGACTTTTTAATGCAAGCCATTGAAGTTGCAGGTTTTGTTGCTTCAACTTCAAAAGAAAAAGGAATAGCAATAGCCATCGATGCAGCTAGTTCTGAGTTATATGATCAAAGCACAGGAAAATATACATTCAAAAAATTAAAACAAGCTATTAAAACAAAACAACCAGGTTTTGAAAATGTTGAAAAAACAAAATTAGATTTTACAAGTGATGAACTTATTGCTTATTATGGAGAGTTAATTTCTAAATATCCAATAATTTCAATTGAAGATGGTTTTGCAGAAAGTGATTGACAAGGTTTTGCTAAATTTACAAAAATATATGGTGAAAAACTACAAATTGTCGGAGATGATTTAACAGTTACAAATTCAAAAATTCTTGAAAGAGCTATTAAAGAAAAATCAATGAATTCAATTTTAGTTAAACTAAACCAAATTGGAAGTCTTTCTGAAACCCTTGATACTATCAACATGGCTCATAAAGCAGGTTTTAGCGCTGTTATTTCACATCGTTCAGGAGAAACAGAAGATACTACCATAGCAGATCTTGCTGTTGCTTTAAATACTGGTCAAATTAAAACAGGATCACTTTCAAGAACTGATAGAATTGCAAAATACAATCGCCTTCTTGAAATAGAAGATCAACTTGAAGAAGCAGCTGTTTTCCCTGGAAAAAAAGCATTTTGAAATTTAAAAAATAGATAA
- a CDS encoding GGDEF domain-containing protein, with protein MNKKYHLFLLSLLFLIFFIFLTWLIIASTSKGSDASEIPYLSVGTFLTFALLIFTLFQIYFINNNFNRHVYVKKSFNSFLDFAITNNYLGIIVVSHDNKVIWNSSFVNKIFGEKVIGKRISNLLPELVDQDAYNSEKIVTKINDSYYLLQNFSDKNIITIKDVTKEEIIQHSYRSEKLALGEMEIDNFKLYQSTLSEEDVFQIQSIVVDLLEKISTNYNFAYRQYVGGKFLIITNDETIEKMVKDEFVFLNMLDEMQSVKNVRISISFGFAKGLYQVSELIEVSKNALRQSQSRGGDQITIFEKNKKPVFFGSRSEIALDLSKTRIKDMTRIIEQKLSSEKIKKVIIYGHKFSDLDSLGSAFALAKIASQFDKKAYIQNITFDETSKRAISTYIAGNDSQLFIKPSVANNLSDESTLVFVVDTAEKIRIENPQAFAKVHKDNVIILDHHRVSENPDFSNLFNQYIETNASSASEIVTEIINFINRDIKIEPNVAQMLLNGIYMDTNQFQKSTSSRTFNAAALLESWGALSSESVEFLKISEEISLKVKSLIENIREIKPGYFLAYSSIEASGDIISIAADEMLKIQGRKASFVVAKNSGTEEYKLSARGIKTNVQVIAEAVGGGGHYAAAAASSVEPLEQFVDNIIQAIVSVKNNEINTN; from the coding sequence ATGAATAAAAAGTATCACCTCTTCCTTTTGTCTTTGCTATTCTTAATTTTCTTTATTTTTCTAACATGGTTAATTATAGCTTCTACTTCAAAGGGCTCTGATGCTAGTGAAATTCCTTATCTTTCGGTTGGAACTTTTTTAACTTTTGCACTATTAATTTTTACTTTATTTCAAATTTATTTTATTAACAATAATTTTAATAGACATGTTTATGTTAAAAAATCTTTTAATAGTTTTTTAGATTTTGCAATTACTAATAACTATCTTGGAATAATTGTTGTTTCTCACGACAACAAAGTAATATGAAACTCTTCATTTGTTAATAAAATTTTTGGTGAAAAAGTTATTGGTAAAAGAATTTCCAATCTTTTACCAGAATTAGTTGATCAAGATGCTTACAATAGTGAAAAAATAGTAACTAAAATTAATGATAGTTATTATTTATTACAAAACTTTAGTGACAAAAATATCATTACTATTAAAGATGTTACTAAAGAGGAAATTATTCAACATAGCTATCGAAGTGAAAAACTAGCTTTAGGAGAGATGGAAATTGATAATTTTAAGCTTTATCAATCAACTCTAAGTGAAGAGGATGTTTTTCAAATTCAATCAATTGTTGTTGATCTTTTAGAAAAAATTTCTACTAATTATAACTTTGCTTATCGTCAGTATGTTGGTGGAAAATTTCTTATTATTACAAATGATGAAACTATTGAAAAAATGGTCAAAGATGAGTTTGTATTTTTAAACATGCTTGATGAGATGCAAAGTGTTAAAAATGTTAGAATTTCAATTTCATTTGGGTTTGCAAAAGGACTTTATCAAGTTAGTGAGTTAATTGAAGTTTCTAAAAATGCTCTAAGACAAAGTCAATCTCGAGGTGGAGATCAAATTACAATTTTTGAAAAAAATAAAAAACCAGTTTTCTTTGGTTCTCGAAGTGAAATTGCCCTTGATTTATCAAAGACAAGAATTAAGGACATGACAAGAATTATTGAACAAAAACTTTCAAGTGAAAAAATCAAAAAAGTTATTATCTATGGACATAAATTTTCAGATCTTGACTCACTAGGCTCAGCTTTTGCTCTTGCCAAAATTGCAAGTCAATTTGACAAAAAAGCCTATATTCAAAATATTACTTTTGATGAAACTTCAAAAAGAGCCATTTCAACTTATATTGCAGGAAATGATAGTCAACTTTTTATTAAACCAAGTGTAGCTAATAATTTAAGTGATGAGTCAACTTTAGTTTTTGTAGTTGATACTGCTGAAAAAATTAGAATTGAAAATCCTCAAGCTTTTGCCAAAGTTCATAAAGATAATGTTATTATTTTAGACCATCACCGAGTAAGTGAAAACCCTGATTTTTCAAACCTTTTTAATCAATATATTGAAACAAATGCCTCAAGTGCAAGTGAAATAGTCACTGAAATAATTAACTTTATTAATCGAGATATAAAAATTGAGCCAAATGTAGCTCAAATGTTATTAAATGGAATTTATATGGATACAAATCAGTTCCAAAAATCAACTTCTTCAAGAACCTTTAATGCAGCGGCACTTTTAGAAAGTTGGGGAGCACTAAGTTCTGAGAGTGTCGAATTTTTAAAAATTTCTGAAGAAATTAGTCTAAAAGTTAAATCACTAATTGAAAATATTAGAGAAATAAAACCAGGATATTTCCTAGCTTATTCATCAATTGAAGCTTCAGGAGATATCATTTCAATAGCAGCTGATGAGATGTTAAAAATTCAAGGAAGAAAAGCATCTTTTGTAGTTGCTAAAAATTCTGGAACAGAAGAGTATAAACTCTCAGCTAGAGGAATTAAAACAAATGTTCAAGTCATTGCTGAAGCCGTAGGAGGAGGAGGACACTATGCCGCTGCAGCTGCTAGCTCGGTTGAGCCTCTTGAACAATTTGTAGATAATATAATACAAGCGATTGTGAGTGTGAAAAATAATGAAATTAATACTAATTAA
- a CDS encoding CNNM domain-containing protein has translation MDISFLNIANKLTTNLSSSSYPWLFIVSIVITMVILLFLSSFFSSAETAYASLNIAKLNQDVKSKKKSALLIQKQIKSFSKTLTSILVGNNLVNIGFSSMTTLLLSKTLQENEFLITIFTIFLATPLVIIFGEIIPKILAKKYAYQFLKKTCYIVEFFNYLFIIITFPVLYFKKTNENVTNSEMDLKSYVEIANEEGVINKDESKLISNAFDLNSEKVIRHYVKSENITFLNADDNVAKAIELTKKDRYSRIPVKQQNNFLGIIHISDLLGEEPETNIRKYIYQIPKISHFSSLTKALESLRSEKKHMAFVTKKNLESQQEQIIGIITMEDIIEELVGEIYDEYDDDVLILEVSLGKYHVWGNAKMSNFISQSEIDLEADEDENVSDWIKKRFKKKIKLNSKFIYKKQLQIKVIEINKKKVFKYEIILK, from the coding sequence ATGGACATTTCATTTCTCAATATAGCAAATAAACTAACAACTAATCTTTCTTCAAGTTCATATCCATGACTTTTTATTGTTTCGATAGTTATAACTATGGTTATATTGCTATTTTTATCTTCCTTTTTTTCTTCAGCTGAAACAGCTTATGCTTCTTTAAACATCGCTAAGCTAAATCAAGATGTCAAATCAAAGAAAAAATCAGCTTTATTAATCCAAAAACAAATCAAATCCTTTAGTAAAACACTTACTAGCATATTAGTAGGAAACAACTTAGTCAACATTGGTTTTTCATCAATGACTACTTTGCTTCTTTCAAAAACACTTCAAGAAAATGAGTTTTTAATAACTATTTTTACTATCTTTTTAGCCACTCCCTTAGTAATTATCTTTGGAGAAATAATTCCTAAGATCTTAGCTAAAAAATATGCCTATCAGTTTTTGAAAAAAACTTGTTATATTGTTGAGTTTTTTAACTATCTTTTTATCATTATTACTTTCCCAGTTTTATACTTTAAAAAAACAAATGAAAATGTTACTAACTCAGAAATGGATCTAAAAAGCTATGTTGAAATAGCAAATGAAGAAGGAGTAATAAACAAAGATGAGTCAAAGCTTATTTCTAATGCCTTTGATTTAAATTCCGAAAAAGTTATTCGCCATTATGTAAAAAGTGAAAACATTACTTTTTTAAATGCAGATGACAATGTTGCCAAGGCAATAGAGCTAACTAAAAAAGATCGTTATTCAAGAATTCCAGTCAAACAACAAAATAACTTTTTAGGAATTATTCACATTTCAGATTTACTCGGAGAAGAGCCTGAGACTAACATTAGAAAATACATCTATCAAATTCCAAAAATCTCTCATTTTAGTTCTTTGACTAAAGCTCTTGAAAGTCTAAGATCTGAAAAAAAACACATGGCTTTTGTAACTAAAAAAAACCTTGAATCCCAACAAGAGCAAATCATTGGAATTATTACAATGGAGGATATCATCGAAGAGCTCGTTGGTGAGATCTATGATGAATATGACGATGATGTTTTAATTCTTGAAGTTTCACTTGGAAAATACCATGTTTGAGGAAATGCTAAAATGTCAAATTTTATTAGCCAAAGTGAAATAGACCTTGAAGCTGATGAAGATGAAAATGTTAGTGATTGAATCAAAAAAAGATTTAAGAAAAAAATCAAATTAAATTCTAAATTTATCTACAAAAAGCAACTTCAAATCAAAGTAATTGAAATTAACAAGAAAAAAGTTTTTAAATACGAAATTATTCTTAAATAA
- the dnaB gene encoding replicative DNA helicase: MYNYEQDKNPEIFPNQNESIEAESYLLSTLIVYPEEIKKIELMISPENFLNPLNQELFRVLLKMSKEAQGINVDHVASYIKKNTNNLVSYDYLLSLMVKPGLKSNVILYVREIIEQSKKRELEKIFNFYNSKSLVHNQQTKDIIEQVINKLTSLDQDIEIRDFESASQVVKRYYKNLQDRKENSAISGVASNFDNLDEITHGFQKGDLIILAARPSMGKTAFSLNLAFNACDFYGKKVAFFSLEMPNEHLIGRMISSLSGVAGNKLKKPMTLNEYDWLQILKAKDKIDRFNLYLDDGSTSRINDIIFKSKRMHQKVKLDMIIIDYLQLITIHDNRGDNRQNEISKISRQLKELARELQIPIIALSQLHREVEKRADKIPLMSDLRDSGSIEQDADLIMFLYREDYYLNANSKDQADQRPTVDVIIAKHRNGAIGKIQLSLDLPTGLFQKTSY, from the coding sequence ATGTATAACTACGAACAAGATAAAAATCCTGAAATTTTTCCTAATCAAAATGAAAGTATTGAAGCTGAGTCTTATTTACTTTCAACTTTAATTGTCTATCCTGAAGAGATTAAAAAAATAGAGCTAATGATTAGCCCTGAAAATTTTCTTAATCCTTTAAATCAAGAACTTTTTAGAGTTCTTTTAAAAATGTCAAAAGAAGCTCAAGGAATTAATGTTGATCATGTAGCTAGTTACATTAAAAAAAATACTAATAATTTAGTTAGCTATGACTATCTTTTGTCTTTAATGGTCAAACCTGGACTAAAAAGCAATGTCATCTTATATGTAAGAGAAATAATTGAGCAATCTAAAAAAAGAGAACTTGAAAAAATTTTTAATTTTTACAATTCAAAATCACTTGTTCATAACCAACAAACAAAAGATATTATTGAACAAGTTATTAATAAATTAACTAGTCTTGATCAAGACATTGAAATAAGAGACTTTGAAAGCGCTTCTCAAGTAGTTAAAAGATACTATAAAAACTTGCAAGATAGAAAAGAAAACAGCGCTATTTCAGGAGTGGCTTCAAATTTTGATAATCTCGATGAAATAACTCATGGATTTCAAAAAGGAGATCTAATTATTTTAGCAGCTCGTCCTTCAATGGGAAAAACTGCTTTTTCTTTGAATTTAGCTTTTAATGCTTGTGATTTTTATGGCAAAAAAGTTGCTTTTTTTTCATTAGAAATGCCCAATGAGCATTTAATTGGAAGAATGATTTCATCACTAAGTGGAGTAGCTGGAAATAAACTAAAAAAACCGATGACTTTAAATGAATATGACTGGCTTCAAATTCTAAAGGCCAAAGATAAAATTGACCGATTTAATCTTTATTTAGATGATGGTTCAACTTCAAGAATCAATGACATTATTTTTAAATCTAAAAGAATGCACCAAAAAGTTAAATTAGACATGATCATTATTGACTATCTTCAACTTATTACAATTCATGACAATAGAGGAGATAACCGCCAAAACGAAATTTCTAAAATTTCAAGACAGCTTAAGGAATTAGCTCGTGAGCTTCAAATTCCAATTATCGCTCTTTCTCAACTTCATCGTGAAGTTGAGAAAAGAGCTGACAAAATCCCTTTAATGTCGGATTTAAGAGATTCAGGATCAATTGAACAAGACGCTGATTTAATTATGTTTTTATATCGAGAGGACTATTATTTAAATGCAAATTCAAAAGATCAAGCAGATCAAAGACCAACAGTTGATGTCATTATTGCAAAACATCGTAATGGAGCTATTGGAAAAATTCAACTTAGCCTTGATCTTCCTACGGGCCTTTTTCAAAAAACATCTTACTAA
- the efp gene encoding elongation factor P → MINVNEFKPGITFEDEGNIYVVLTAQHSKQGRGQANVKAKVKNLRTGSTTLKSYTGGDKVQKAHIEKKPMDYLYNDGSNIILMDQESFEQIEIDVKKVEWELNFLTEGMKILVRQYQNEILDIEIPINIELKVINAPDAVKGNTTTNPQKKVIVETGYELEVPMFIKEGETIIVSSETGKYGGKSSK, encoded by the coding sequence ATGATAAATGTTAATGAATTTAAACCAGGAATTACCTTCGAAGATGAGGGTAATATCTATGTTGTTTTAACAGCACAACACTCAAAACAAGGAAGAGGACAAGCCAATGTTAAAGCCAAAGTTAAAAACCTAAGAACAGGCTCAACTACACTTAAGAGCTACACCGGTGGAGATAAAGTTCAAAAAGCTCACATTGAAAAAAAACCAATGGACTATTTATATAATGATGGATCAAACATTATTTTGATGGATCAAGAGAGCTTTGAACAAATTGAAATCGATGTTAAAAAAGTTGAATGGGAGCTAAATTTTCTTACAGAAGGGATGAAAATTTTAGTTAGACAATACCAAAATGAAATTTTGGATATTGAAATTCCAATTAACATTGAATTAAAAGTTATTAATGCCCCCGATGCAGTCAAAGGTAACACCACAACTAATCCACAAAAAAAAGTTATTGTTGAAACAGGCTATGAACTTGAAGTTCCTATGTTTATTAAAGAAGGAGAGACAATTATTGTCTCATCAGAGACAGGTAAATATGGAGGAAAATCTTCTAAATAA
- a CDS encoding MMB_0454 family protein has product MYYITRENQNIFENIHINVFKESLLNIFKTWDEIILDFHEVKLNKDFTNVKVKIGFYIKGELFLQKAIEMIVEKIDQSFILINNARAENIKMEFLGRK; this is encoded by the coding sequence ATGTACTACATAACTAGAGAAAATCAAAATATATTTGAGAATATCCATATTAATGTTTTCAAAGAATCTTTGTTAAATATTTTCAAAACATGAGATGAGATAATTCTTGATTTTCATGAAGTTAAATTAAACAAAGACTTTACAAATGTAAAAGTTAAAATTGGCTTTTATATCAAGGGTGAGTTATTCTTACAAAAAGCCATTGAAATGATCGTCGAAAAAATTGATCAAAGCTTTATTTTAATAAATAATGCAAGAGCCGAAAATATCAAAATGGAATTTTTAGGGAGAAAATAA
- a CDS encoding transketolase, whose amino-acid sequence MNKLDQLSINTLKVNSVAAINKANSGHPGIALGAAIISHTLFTRHLNFDIENPNWINRDRFVLSAGHGSSLLYSHLRILGYINEQDLKDFRQLNSLTPGHPEYKHTIGVEATTGPLGQGLAMAVGLALAQAHLKSKFKELDHYTYVLCGDGDLQEGVANEALDLAGHLGLEKLIVLYDSNDVQLDSKVDLVYSSDNKKRFEAMNFNYILVDKTSVENIDKAIKKAKASSKPTIIEIKTIIGEGAHNQGTSDVHGAPLGKNIDVLLKNLNWNNDSFYLPEEVKKYYQETLGKRSSEAFKKFKASSELEKFLSQKPNVDFSELKLENNLATRIYNGKILDFLSSKNSNIIGGSADLTVSTKAAGSDGIFSKTNLSGRNIFFGVREFAMAAISNGMALHSNLIPFSSTFLVFADYLKAAIRLGALMNLKTLYIFSHDSVFVGEDGPTHQPIEQLAMLRSIPNVAVFRPADQREMQGAYAFALNNNGPTVIATTRQNIVSLENSSSQKSQNGYYQLLDSNSEYSLIASGSEVANALEIAKELKLNMYSVPAMNLVEDFPWKRDKTISIEAASTFGWSKLAKYNIGIDRFGLSAPGNLVYKEMKLDIDSLRQKIKSIIEK is encoded by the coding sequence ATGAACAAACTAGATCAACTTTCAATAAATACTCTAAAAGTTAATTCAGTAGCTGCAATTAACAAAGCCAATTCAGGACATCCAGGAATAGCCCTTGGAGCTGCCATTATTAGCCACACACTTTTTACAAGACATCTAAATTTTGACATTGAAAATCCAAATTGAATCAACCGTGATCGTTTTGTTTTAAGTGCAGGTCATGGATCTTCGCTTCTTTATTCACATCTAAGAATTTTAGGCTACATTAATGAACAAGATCTAAAAGACTTTAGACAGCTTAACTCTCTAACTCCAGGTCATCCAGAGTATAAACACACCATTGGAGTAGAAGCTACAACAGGGCCTTTAGGTCAAGGTCTTGCAATGGCAGTTGGTCTTGCTTTGGCTCAGGCACATTTAAAATCTAAATTCAAAGAATTAGATCACTATACATATGTGCTTTGTGGAGATGGAGATCTTCAAGAAGGAGTAGCAAATGAAGCCCTTGATCTAGCTGGTCATTTAGGACTGGAAAAATTAATTGTTCTTTATGATTCTAACGACGTTCAATTAGATAGTAAAGTTGATCTTGTTTATTCTTCTGACAACAAAAAACGCTTTGAAGCGATGAATTTTAACTACATTTTAGTTGATAAAACTAGCGTTGAAAATATCGATAAGGCAATCAAAAAAGCCAAAGCCTCTTCTAAGCCAACAATTATTGAAATTAAAACAATAATTGGTGAAGGAGCTCACAACCAAGGAACAAGCGATGTCCATGGAGCTCCTCTTGGAAAAAATATTGATGTTTTACTTAAAAATTTAAATTGAAATAACGATTCTTTTTATCTTCCTGAAGAGGTTAAAAAATACTATCAAGAAACTTTAGGGAAAAGATCCTCTGAAGCTTTTAAAAAATTTAAAGCCTCAAGTGAATTAGAAAAGTTTTTAAGCCAAAAACCTAATGTTGATTTTAGCGAGTTAAAACTAGAAAATAACCTTGCAACTAGAATTTATAATGGAAAAATTTTAGATTTTTTAAGCTCTAAAAATTCAAACATCATAGGAGGCTCAGCTGATTTGACAGTTTCAACTAAAGCAGCTGGTTCTGATGGAATTTTTTCAAAGACAAATCTAAGTGGAAGAAATATCTTTTTTGGTGTTAGAGAATTTGCTATGGCAGCTATATCTAATGGAATGGCTCTTCACTCTAATTTAATTCCTTTTTCTTCAACATTTTTAGTTTTTGCAGATTATTTAAAAGCAGCTATTAGATTAGGTGCTTTGATGAACTTGAAAACTCTTTACATTTTTTCACATGATTCAGTTTTTGTTGGAGAAGATGGCCCAACTCATCAACCAATTGAACAACTTGCAATGCTTAGATCAATTCCTAATGTAGCAGTTTTTAGACCAGCTGATCAAAGGGAAATGCAAGGAGCTTATGCTTTTGCTCTAAATAATAATGGCCCTACTGTAATTGCAACAACAAGACAAAATATTGTTTCTTTAGAAAACTCATCAAGTCAAAAAAGCCAAAATGGATATTATCAACTTTTAGATTCTAATTCAGAATATAGTTTAATTGCCTCAGGTTCAGAGGTGGCCAATGCCTTAGAAATAGCTAAAGAACTAAAGTTAAATATGTACTCAGTTCCTGCTATGAACTTGGTTGAGGATTTTCCATGAAAAAGAGATAAAACTATTTCAATAGAGGCAGCTTCAACTTTTGGTTGGTCAAAACTAGCAAAATACAACATTGGAATTGACCGCTTTGGACTTTCAGCTCCTGGAAATCTTGTTTATAAAGAAATGAAATTAGACATAGACTCACTAAGGCAAAAAATTAAAAGCATTATCGAAAAATAA